The Polyangium aurulentum genomic interval CGCGCTCGAGCACCTCGGGGATGTAGTTGACGTTCGTGCTCTGCTTGCGGCCCGCGCGGCAGCCCTGGAGGCACTGGCCCGTGCCCTCGCAGTCCTTCACGTAGCGGACCATGTAATGGGACTTCATCCCCATGGCCTCGGCGCCGTCCATGGCGAGCGTATTCAAGAGCCCGCGCGCGTCGGCCGGGACCTCCTCGGCGGAGAGCTCGTGCTCGATGCGGTCCTGGTGGGTCCAGACGCGCCTGGCGAGGTCGTCGCCGTCGATGCCGTACTCGCGCTCCCAGCGCTCGAAGCAGTCGCCGGGCGTGCGGACGACGATGGCGCTGTTGACGACCGTGGTGCCCCCGACGCACGAGGCCTGCACGACGGGCCAGAGCGCGCGGCTCTCGGTGACGAGCGCGCCCCAGTCGGCGAACAGATCGCGCATGGCGCCGTAGGTCGTGACCGGATAGTCCTCGGGCGCGCGCCAGGGGCCCGCCTCGACGACGGCCACGCGATGGCCCGCGCGGGCCAGGATCACGGCCGCCGCCGCGCCGCCCGCGCCGCTGCCCACGACCACGAAATCGACCTCGAGCGACACGCCGTGCTGCCCGAACGACTCGAACGAGAAGTGCCGGCCTTCGATGGCAGCGGCGGCGGCGGCTGCGGCGTGGGGGCGATGTGCCTTCAAGCGACCTTCCCCGATGCGAGCGCGCCCGGCTGCCTGCCGCGCGACAGCTCCTTCTTGCCGAGCTTCACGAGCCCCTCGGCGGGCTTGCGCGGGGCGAGCGCGGGGCGCACGACCACGGGCTCGATGCGCCGCGTGCCCGGGTCCTGCCCGTACACGGGGAGCGCGAGGTGATGGCGGATCTCGGGCGATTGCCCCCAGAACAGGCCCGCGACGAGCTTGATGAGCACGGTGATCTGCCGGATCAAGTACACCGGGTGGGTCGCGAGCCGGTGCGCGTGCCGGTCGAGCTGCTCCTCGGTGAGCCACGCGGCGGGCCACGGCCGCAGAACCGTGAGGATGGGCGAGATCTGAAAGAACAGCGCGCCGCCCACGATCCCGAGCCAGAAGAGGAACGTCGACTCGCGGCGGAGGGCCTCGATCTTCTCATCGACCCCGAGCTCGGCGAGCCCGGGCAGATCGTCCACGCGGGGAAAGAATGCCACCAGCGCGAAGCGGACGAGATCGTTCACGGGGCGTGACCTTAGGGGATATGCCCCGGAACCATCAAGCCCATTCCGTCACGTCATCCCTTGACAGGGGTGAAGCGCCCGGTGTCCCATCCACGCTCCCCGGATCCTGTCTCGCTCCCCTCGCGCCCGATTGTCCGGCGCGCAGGATCCGCGCTGCGAGGAAACAAGACTATGCACTGGCTCCGCTGGCGACACCGCCCTGTCGCGAACGAGCGATCTCTTCCCATAGGCGCGCTGCGGTTCGCCGCGTGCGCCGCGCTGCTCGGGCTCTCCTCGACGAGCTGTACGAGCAGCGGACCCGGCGACGCGCCGGGCGCCGCACAGCCCCCCTCACCCGCCGCAATGGCGCCCGCTGCGCCGGCGCGAGGCCCCGAAGGCCTCGGCGCGCTCATGCGCCGCGTCCATTTCGCCTTCCGCGCCGAGGACGGGGCCTTCACCGGCGGACACTCCACCTACGCCGTCCGCGCCACCGCCGACGCGATCGCGGTCGTCCCCTACCAGCCCACCGAGCGCCCCGAGGCCGATGGAAGCCGCACCCGCGAGGTCACCGAGGGCGCGCCCTTCGTCGCCTCCCTCGAGACCATCGAGCGCGGCGCGGTCCCCGTGCTGCGCGGCGGCCCGGCAGAGGCCGCGATCGAGGCCAACGCGGGCCTCGGCATCGATCGCGGCGGCGTCGTCGAGCACCTCGAGAACACCGAGGAGGGCGTCGAGCAGAGCTTCTCCTTCGCCGCCCGCCCCGAGGGCCGCGGCGATCTCGTCGTGCGCATCCGCGTCTCGGGCCAGGACTACACGGGCGAGACCGAGGGGGGCCTGCACTTCAAGGACCCGAAATCGGGCCTCGGCATCCGCTACGGCGTCGCCACCTGGATCGACGGCCGCGGGCAGAAGACGCGCGTTCCCGTCGACTTCGACGCCGGCCGGATCGTGTTGACCGTCCCCCAGGACGTCGTCGAGGGGAGCGCTTACCCCGCCGTGCTCGATCCCGTGATCGGCCCCGAGATCGCCATCGACACGCCCGTCTACGCGGCTGCTTACGATGAGCAGAGCGAGGTGGACATGTCCTTCGGCGGAGGCAACTTCTTCGTCGTCTGGCGCGACGAGCGCTACCTCAACACCGCGGACATCTACGGCGTCCGCGTCGCGCCTGCGGGCACGATCCTCGACCCCTCCGGCATCCCTGTCGCCATCGCCAAGGGCAGCCAGTACAAGCCCGCGGTCGCCTGGGACGGGGTCAACGGCAACTGGATGGTGACCTGGGTCGACACGCGCAACAACACCAGCGGCGACATCTACGCCGCGCGCGTCAGCGGGGCCGGCGTCACGCTCGATCCGAACGGCATCGCGGTCGCCACCTCCGCGAGCGCCGGCCGGGGCGAGCCCGACATCGCGTTCGACGGGACGAACTTCGTCATCGCCCACAGCTACTACAACGGCAGCAGCGTGGTCGCCAACCTGGTCGCGCCGGACGGCAAGGTGAACCCCGCGGCCATCACCGCCTCCAACTCCTTGTCGTCCATGTACGACGTGGCGGTCGCGTTCAACGGCACGAACACCCTGATCGCGCACACCGCGTACACCGGCGGCTCGTACTATCGCGTCGGGGCCCGGCGCCTGTCGCCGGCCGGATCGCTGCTCGACGGATCGGACATCGTCCTTTGCTCCGCCAGCTACAACTGCGGCTACCAGCAGCTCGCCGCCGTCTCCGACGGGGCGAACTGGTTTTTGACCTGGCCCTCGGCCAGCAACAACGCCGTCTACGGGGCGCGCCTCGGCGGAACCGGGAGCCTCCTCGACAGCTCGAGCGGCTTCCTCATCGCGACGACGGCAGGCGCTCCGACCGGCAACATTTCCGCGGCCTTCGCGGGCAACGGCTTCGGGGTGTTCTGGGACTCGAACAACGAGATCTACGGCGCCCGCGTCAGCTCCGGCGCCGCCATCCTGGTCGGCTCCACGACCTTCATCAACGAGACCGGCAACAGCTTCGGCCCGGCCTCGGCCCACGATGGGACGAACTTCCTCGTCGCGTTCAGCGACACGCGCCTCAGCACCACGAACAACCCGAACGACGTCTTCGGGCTTCGCGTCTCGAATGCCCTCACCAAGGTGGACGCGAACAGCCAGCTCCTCTCCCGCGCGGGCAACCAGGAGCAGAAGCCCGCGGTCGCCTACAACGGCACGAATTATCTCGCCGTCTGGGAAGACTGGCGGCCCGGCACCACCAGCGACATCTACGGCGCCCGCCTGAGCACGAACGGCAACGTGCTCGACGCGAACGGGATCGCGATCAGCACGGAGGCGAACGTGCAGGGCGCCCCCGCCGTCGCGTCGCGGGGCGCCGAGTGGCTCGTCACCTGGAACGATTACCGCAGCGGCACGAGCTACGACGTCTACGGCGCCCGCATCAGCGGCGCCGGCGCGGTGCAGGACGCGGCGGGGTTCGTCATCAGCAGCGCCTCTGGGGATCAGATCACCCCGTCGATCTCGGCGGACGCGAACAACTACCTCGTGAGCTGGCGCGACGCTTCCAGCGCCGAGATCTGGGCGAACCGCGTGACGCCCATGGCCACCCTGCTCGACGGGGCCGGCTTCAAGGTCTCCACGGGCGGCGGCTCGCTCCCGGCGTCCGCGTACAACGGGACGAACCACCTCGTCGCCTGGGTCAAGCCCACCAACAGCAACGACGTCTTTGCCGCGCGCGTCAGCCCCGCGGGCAGCGTGCTCGACAGCGGCAACCTCGCCATCCCGGTCGCGGCGACCGTGGGCACGACGGAGACGAACCCGGCCGTGACCTCGAACGGGTCGGACTACCTGGTCGTCTGGAACAACGCAAACAACGTCTTGGGCGCGCGGGTGAACGCGGCGGGCACGGTGCTGGATCCGATCGGCATCAACGTCTCCACCGCGGCGAACGTCCAGTCCAACCCGCGCGCGGCCTGGGACGGCTCGCAATACTGGGTGGTCTGGCAAGACGAACGCCTGGTGGCGGGGGACCGGGATCTCTACGGGGCGCGGGTGACCAGCGCGGGCGTGGTCACGGACGGGACGGGGATCGTCATCGCCAACGACAAGGGCCAGGACGAGCTGCGGCCGGCGATCGCGGCGGGACCGTCGAAGGAGACGCTGGTCGTTTATCAGCGCTTCGATCCGGAGGAGCCGTTCGGCATCGATCGCATCCGCGCGCGGGTGGTCTCGGATCCGACGCCGGGAGCGAACGGCACGCCGTGCGTCGCGGCGGGGCAGTGCTCGAGCGGCTCGTGCGTGGACGGGGTCTGCTGCGACACGGCGTGCACCGGCGCCTGCCAGGCGTGCACCGCGGCCAAGAAGGGCGCGGGCGCCGACGGTGCGTGCGGGCCGGTCAAGGTGGACACCGATCCCGACAACGAGTGCATCGATCAGGGCGCGAGCTCCTGCGGCACCACCGGGAGCTGCAACGGCGCGGGTGCGTGCAAGGTGTACGCGCCGGGGACCTCGTGCGGCGCGGTCTGCACCGGCAACGCCTCGCAGCCGCAGGCGTGCAGCGCCGGGGGGATGTGCTCGAGCAGCGGCACGGCGACCGATTGCACGCCGTACGCGTGCGCGGGCGGCACGTGCAAGGTGACGTGCGCGACGAGCGCCGACTGCGCGTCGGGGTATTCGTGCAACGGCGGCGTGTGCGGGATGCTGCTCGCGAACGGCGCGGTGTGCGCGAACGGCGCGCAATGCCAGTCGGGCGCGTGCGTCGACGGCGTCTGCTGCAACGCGGCCTGCGGGGGCACTTGCCAGGCGTGCTCGGCGGCGAAGAAGGGCTCGGGCGCGGACGGCGTCTGCGGCCCCGTCACAGCGGGCGCGGATCCCGACAACGAGTGCGCGACCGACGCGGCCACGACCTGCGGCAAGACGGGGCAGTGCAGCGGCGCGGGCTCCTGCCAGCTCTACGGGGCCGGCACGGCTTGCGGTAGCCCGATCTGCGACGGCACGGTGCTCAAGGCCCAGACCTGCGACGGCGCCGGGACGTGCCTTGCGGCGGGCATGGGGCAGGATTGCGCGCCCTACGTGTGCTCCGGCGGCGCGTGCCTCGGCTCGTGCGTGACGAACGCCGACTGCGCCATGGGCCTCGTCTGCTCGGCGGGCGCTTGCGTCGCGCCCATCGGGATCGGCGGCGCGTGCGTGACGAACGGGCAATGCCAGTCGGGCGCGTGCGTCGATGGCGTCTGCTGCAACTCGGCGTGCGGAGGCCAGTGCCAGGCGTGCACCGCGGCGAAGAAGGGAGCGGGCACCGACGGCGTCTGCGGGCCCATCGCGGCGGGCGTGGACCCGGACAACGAGTGCGCGCAGCAGGCCGCCTCGAGCTGCGGTCAGAATGGTCAGTGCAACGGCGCGGGAGCCTGCCAGCTCTACGCGCAGGGCACCTCGTGCGGGGTGTCGGTCTGCCAGGGGACGACCGTCAAGGGGCAGATCTGCAATGGCGCGGGCCAGTGCATCGCCGATCAGGCGGGGCAGGACTGCGCGCCCTACGCCTGCTCGGGCGGCGCGTGCAAGAACCCGTGCGCGAACAACAACGAGTGCTTGCCGGGGTATTTCTGCTCGGCGGGCGCCTGCAAGCCGTCCGGCTCGCCGGGCACGCCCTGCGCCGACGGGTCGGAGTGCGGCGGGGGCTTCTGCGTCGACGGGGTCTGCTGCGACAAGGCTTGCGGCGGGGCCTGCGAGGCCTGCTCGGCGGCGAAGAAGGGCCAGGGCACGGATGGGCAATGCGAGCCCATCAAGAACGGCTCGGACCCGGACGGCGAGTGCGCGGGGCAGCCGCCCTCGACGTGCGGGCAGAATGGCCAGTGCAACGGCCTGGGCGCGTGCGCGCTCTACGCGTCCGGAACGCAGTGCGCGGCGGGCTCGTGCGCGGGCACGGCCCAGAAGAACCCCTCGCAGTGCGACGGCAACGGCACGTGCCTCGCGGGGCCGGAGACGAGCTGCGTGGCCGGCTATGCCTGCGTGGGCACCAAGTGCGCGACCGACTGCAAGGACAACGCGGCCTGCGCGCCGGGGTACACCTGCAACGTGGACGCGCAATGGTGCGAGCCCACGGGCGCGGGCGGCTCCGGCGGCTCCGGCGGCGCGGGTGGCTCGGGCGGCGCGGGCACGGGTGGCTCGGGCGGCGCGGGCGGCTCCGGCGGCGCGGGTGGCTCCGGCGGCGCGGGCGGCGCGGGTGGCTCCGGCGGCGCGGGCGGCCGGGGTGGCGCGGGTGGCATGGACACGGGGGGCGCGGGCGGCGCGCCCTCCGGCAGCGGCGGCGGCATCCCGGGCGAGGGCGACTGCGGCTGCCGCGTCGCGGGTGAGCCCGAGGGGCGGACGGGCGCTGCGGGCGCTCTGCTGGCCCTCGCCGTCGCGGCGGGCCTCGGGCGGCGGCGAGCGCGCCGTCGCTGATCGATGACGCGTGCGCCCGGCTCGGCAGGCCCCCTCGCCTGCCCTGCCGGGCGTCCGCGCTGCGCATCTACCGTTCGGCCTACCCGGATGATCCAGGTGCGGGCCGTTCGTCCTCCCCGCGCACTCCATGGGCACCTTCGTTGCAGGCAGGGCGCGCCGCGCCGGGATCGGCGCCTCATTTGCGCAGGAGAGGACCGCCATGATGGGTGGGATCGTGACACGAGGGCTTTTGACGGGCGTCGCGCTGACCGCGGCGTCCGGGGCGACCATGATGACCTCCTCCGCCATCGAGCGCGGCTCGCCGTGGGCCGGGCTCAACGCCATGGCGACCGCGATCGGCCTGCGCCGGCGCCGCGTGAGCGACTCGTTCGAGGCGGGCGTCACGCCGATCGGCATCGCGCTGCTCACGGGCGGCCTGCTCGCGTGGGGGCTCGCCTATCAGGGCGCGCTCGCGGGCACCGCGCGGCGGGGCGGGATTGTCTCGGGCGTCCTGTCGGGCCTCGGCGGGTACGCGTTCGACGAGCTGGTGCTGCCGCGCTGGGTGGTCCCCAATTTCCGCCGCAAGATGGGCTTCGGCGGCACGATGGCCAAGTACGTCGCCCTCGGGCTCGCGAGCGCGCTGATGGCGCGTCAGGGCGCCGAGAGGAAGCTCGCGGGCCGGCGCGTCGCGATCCTGGCGGCGGAAGGATTCGAGCAGCTCGAGCTGACCATCCCGATGCGCGCGCTGCGTGCCGAAGGTGCTCACGTCGAGGTGATCTCGCTCCGTCACGGCAAGATCACCGGCGTCCACATGAACATCCCCGGCGGGCGAGTGCGCGTGGATCGCACGATCGAGGAGGCGGATCCTGCCGACTACGACGCCCTGTTCATCCCGGGCGGCTTCATCAACCCCGACTTCCTCCGCCAGAGCGAGCCCGTGCGCGAGTTCGTCCGCGCCATGGACAGGGCGGGCAAGCCGATCGCGTCGATCTGCCACGGCCCGTGGGTGCTCGCCTCGTCGGGCGTGCTGCAGGAGCGGCACGTGGCCTCGTGGCCGGGCATCCGCGACGACGTCATCAACGCGGGCGGCACCTGGCGCGACGAGCCGGTGGTGCGCGACGGCAACCTCGTCACGAGCCGCGGGCCGCAGGACATCCCCGCCTTCACGGCCGCGATCATCGAGCAGTTCGCCGCCAAGGATCCGCTCACCGAGCGCGCGCTGCCGGCCGCGTCCTCGCCCGAGCCCACCGAGCCGCCGACGATCGCGCTCGCGGGCGCGGCGGTCCTGCCCAAGGCCGTGCGGGTGAAGCGGGGCCTGGGGAACCTGGCGATGTTCGCCGTGGGCGGCCTCGCCGTGTTCGCGCTTCGCAAGCTTCTGTAAAAGCGCTCGACCTCGTCCGAGGGGGGCGCCTCGTGTCCCCCTGCTCGCGCCGCGCCAGAGTCGACCTCGCGTGCGGGCTGGGCTAAGGGTCGGGCATGTCCTCGCTCCTCGAAACCTGGACGCGGCCGCGCGCCCCCTCGGACAGGCCCTTGATCGCGCTCGGCGCGATGAACTTCGGCAAGCGCACGCCCGAGCCCGAGGCGCTTCGCATCCTCGATCGCGCCCTCGAGCGGGGCGTCACCCTCGTCGACACGGCGAACGCGTACACCGACGGCGTCTCCGAGAGCATCGTCGGCAAGGCCCTCGCGGGTCGCCGCGACAAGGCCCTCCTCGCCACCAAGGTCGGCGTCGGCCGCATCGGCGGGCCGGTCGAGGGCCTCTCGCGCACGCGCGTCCTCGCCGCGATCGACGAGAGCCTCGCCCGCCTCGGCACCGATTACGTCGATATCTATTACCTCCACGTCCCCGACCACGCGACGCCCCTCGAGGAGACGCTGGACGCCATCAGCGAGCTCCTCGCCTCGGGCAAGATCCGCGCGTGGGCCGTCTCGAACTACGCGTCGTGGCAGATCCTCGAGATGCTCCACATCGCCGAGCGGCGCGGGATGCCGCGGCCCGTGATGTCGCAGGTGCTCTACAACGTGCTCATCCGCCAGCTCGACATCGAATACTTCCGCTTCACGCGCACCCGCGCGCTGCACTCGACGATCTACAACCCGCTCGCCGGCGGCCTTCTGGCCGGCAAGCACGCCCGCTCGCCCGCGCCGACCAAGGGCTCGCGCTTCGACAAGAACCCGCTTTATCAAAAGCGCTACTGGAGCGACCGATTCTTCGATCTCGTCGAGGCTTACGGCGGAGTCGCCGAGAGCGAGGGCATGACGCTCGTCGAGCTCGCCTACGGCTGGCTCGCCGGGACGCCGGGGGTCGATTCGATCCTCGTCGGGCCTGGCAGCATCGAGCACCTCGACGCCGCGCTCGACGCCTGCGCGCGCGTCGTGTCGCCCGAGGGGCGGCGCAAGATCGACGCGATTCACAAGGACTTTCAGGGCACGGACGCGAGCTACGCCCGATGACGCTCCTCCTGCCCGCGGCGGCCTCGATGGACCTCACGGGTCCGCTCGCCGAGCTGTCCGAGCGCGGGTTTTCGCCCCTCGGGCGGACGCTCTCGGACGAGGGAATCACGGCGCTCGGGCAGCGGGCGGACGCCATCATGCTCGGGCGCGGCGCCGATCCGAAGGAGTTCTTCTTCCAGCACGACTCGCCGAGCGGGCGATACGAGGATCTCCAGCACGGCCGGGGCTATGTCGGCCCCTCGCTCGCTTACCGCAAGATCGAGAAGCTCGAGAAGGATCCGCTCTTTCGTTCGTGGATACAGAATGCCCTCTTCGAGCGCGTGGCGCGCTCGCTCTGCGAGGGCCCGATCACGCTCTACCGCGCCGTGCTGTTCAACAAGGCGCCGCACGGCGGCACGGAGCTGCCCTGGCACCAGGACAATGGCAGCTTCTGGGGGCTCGACAGGGCGCCGCTCGTGCAGATCTGGACCGCGCTCGACGACGCGCCGATCGAGGCCGGCTGCCTCGAGATCGTGCCCGGCTCGCACGCAGGCGGGCTCGCGACCCCGCTCGGCGGGATGGTGCCCCAGAACGTGGCCGAGGCGGCAGGGGCCGAGGCGAGGCGCATTTTCGTGCCCGCGCGCGCGGGCGAGTCGATCCTCATCCACAACGACGTCTGGCATCGCTCGGGGGTCAACGAGACCGACGCGCCGCGGCGCGGCTTCACCATTTGCTATCTGCGGGGCGAGACACGCTGCCTGCGCACGCGCCGCGCGCCGCGCCGGTTCGAGACGGTGTTCGGGGCGTAGGTCGATAGGCGCGATGTGGGGCCGACGACGCTCCAGGCGCATTGAGGGCCATCTTCACGGGCGCATTGTAGTTACGGGCGCAATGTTACGCTCCCTGGAACATTCGAGCGTCGCTTTGTTGGCCCCCTCCCGGCCCCTCCTTAGGATGGACTCGAGCGGCGTTCGTGGGTGCTCCAAAGGACCTCCCTGGCCCTCCGAGCCGCCGCCCAGGGCTCGACATGGCACATCGGATGGTCCCGAACACGATCGCCGCGGGGGATATACTCGCAGGGAAATACCGCGTCGAGCGGACCCTCGGCATGGGCGGCATGGGCATCGTCGTCGCCGCCACCCACCTCGATCTGCACGAGGTCCGAGCCGTCAAGCTCATGCGCGCCGACCTCGACGACCCGCAGATCGTCGAGCGCTTCCTGCGCGAAGCCCGCGCGGTCGTGAAGCTGCGGAGCGAGCACGTCGCCCAGGTCCACGACGTCGGCCGCCTGCCCACCGGCATCCCCTACATCGTGATGGAGCTGCTCGAGGGGCTCGACCTCGCGGCGGTGCTCAAGAAGCGCGGGACCGTGCCCCTGCGCGAGGCCGTGCTCTTCATCATGCAGGCCTGCGACGCGCTCGCGGAGGCGCACGGCCGGGGCATCGTGCACCGGGACCTGAAGCCGGCGAACCTCTTCCTCACGCGGCGCGAGGACGGGTCGCCCTGCATCAAGGTCCTCGATTTCGGGGTCTCGAAGGTCATCCACCCCGACGGCGAGTGCGCCGAGGCCGAGATGACGAGCAACGGCGACATCATGGGATCGCCCTTGTACATGGCGCCCGAGCAGATGCGCTCGGCGCGGGAGGTGGACGCGCGGGCCGACATCTGGGCGCTCGGATCCATCCTCTACAAATTGCTCACCGGCCGCGCGCCGTTCCAGCGGCCCACGGTGCCCGAGATCTTCATGGCCGTCATGGGCCACGAGCCCGCGCAGCCGCCCTCGACGCTGCGCAATGGCCTGCCTCCTGGCCTCGACGCGGTGGTGATGCGCTGCCTCGAAAAGGACCCGGCCCTGCGCTTCGGGCGCGCGCTCGATCTGAAGGCGGCCCTGTCGCCCTATTGCGAATTCGTGACCACCAAGGCCGACGACGAGCCGGCCCTGTCGCAGGACGAGCCGTGGTCGATGCGCGGAGCCACCACCACGCGGCCGCGCATTCCGAAGAACATCGACGCCATTCTGCTCGGCTGCATCGGCCGCGAGCCGGGCAAGAGGGCCGCGCGCGCGTCGGGCCGCCGCCATCAATCCGACCCGTTCTTGCGCGCGCAATCGGCGACGCAGGCCGAGCCGCGGACGGTCTCGGAGCCGCCGCCGCCGGTCGAGCCCGTCGTCGCCGCGCCGGCGCCCATCGATCTCGGCAGCACGCTGCCCATGAGCCCGCAGGAGCTGCGCGCGGCGGCGCAGATCCCGTTCGGCCCGACCTCGGCCTCGACGCGCCCCTCGACGCGCCCCCCGATGCCCCCCGTCGAGGCGACCGAGGAGGGCACCGTGCGGCTGTCCTCGCCGGGAGACCTGAAGAGCGCGCCGCCGGCCGCGCCGAGCGAGCCGGAAGGGGCGCCGGCCCCGAATCCTCCGATGCAACTGTCGCCCGAGGAGGCGGCAGCGCTCCCGCCGCCCCGCGTGCCGAGCTTTCCCTCGATCACCCCCTCGATCACCCTGCCCTCCGTCACTTCCTCCCCGATGATGGGCGATACGACGGGCCATAGCGTCGCGCCCTGGGGTTATCCTTCCCAGCCCGCGCCGGCGCGCCGGGGGCGTCCGCTGGTGATGGCTGCGAGCGCGGCGACGGGAGCCTTCGTGCTGGTGGCGGCGCTCGTGGCCTTCACGGCGGGCCGGGTGAAGGAGCAGGCTGCCGCGAGCAATGGTCCGCGGAGCGAGCCGCCGCCGTCTGCCCGGACGTTGAAGCTGCAAGCGGTGCTGCGGGACGCCTACCGGGTGAAGCTCCCGGAGCCGCCGCCGTCGGAGCCGCCCACGGCGATCCCGGTGGTCGAGTCGCTCAGATCACACGATCGATGAGCCTCTCGCCTCGCTCGAAGCGCGCGAGGTTGTCCAGGAAATGCTCGACCAGGGCGAGGTGCTCTTCCCGGCGCCCGCCCGCGGTATGGGGCGTGATGTAGCAATTGGGGAGCGACCAGAGCGGGTGCTCGGGCGGCAGGGGCTCCTCCGCGGTGACGTCGAGGTATGCGCCGCCGAGCTTTCCGCTCGCGAGGGCGGCCACGAGGGCGGGCTCGTCGACGGTCGATCCCCGGCCCACGTTGTAGACGAACGCGCCCTCGCGCAGGCGGGCGATGCGCGCGGCGCTCAAAAAGCCCCGGGTCGCGGCGCTATCGGGCAGGACGTTGGCCACGTGGTCGGCGGCCGCGAGGGCCGCGTCGAGCTCGCTTTCACGCACGACGACGCCCGGCTCGTCACCCACCGCATTGCGCCGCACGATGAGGAGCCGCGCGCCGAAGGGCGCGAGCAGCTCCGAGAGCCGCCTGCCGATGGCGCCATAGCCGAGGAGCAGGACGGTCCGACCTTTGAGCAAGAACGATCGCACCCGCAGCGCGTCGCTTTCCCAGGAGCGGTTCGTGCGTTGCGCGTCGAGCGAATCGGGCAGGCGCCGGGCCATGGCGAGCATCATGGCGAGGAGGTGCTCGGCGCAGGGGTCTGCGTACACGGTGGAGCTATTCGTGAGCACCGTGCCCTTCGCCGCGAGCGCATTGCGGACCTCGGGCGTGTCGTAGCGGGCGTAGCCGGCGCTGGTGATGTGGACCCAGCGAAGGCGCGGGGCCTGGAGGAGGCCGCGCACGGGCGGCTGGCCGAAGGCGACCTCGGCATCGAGGAGCGCGGGATCGGGGGCCGCCTCGAGGAGGTTCGTGCGCTGGCGCGTGGCCGGGTAAACGAGCCGGTGCGCGGCAAGGCCCTCGCGGAGGGCACGCTCGAGCTCGTCGGAGAATTGGCTGTCGCAGTAGACGGTCAGCATGGGGGTCCGTGGAGGCTGCGTCGGATCATGACGCACGGAGCCAACCGCGGGCAATCCTTCGGCGCCGAGGAGGTCGGGACGAGGTCGAGAGACCACGCGGGCAAGGTCGGCGACCCTGTGGGCAAGGTCGAGCATCCCGCGGGCAAGGTCGAGCATCCCGCGGGCAAGGTCGGCGACCTTGCGGGCAAGGTCGAGCATCCCGCGGGCAAGGTCGGCGACCCTGCGGTCAAGGTCGGCGACCCTGCGGGCAAGGTCGGCCATCCCGCGGTCAAGGTCGTCGACCTTGCGGGCAAGGTCCCTCATCCTGCGGTCAAGGTCGTCAACCTTGCGGGCAAGGTCGAGCATCCCGCGGGCAAGGTCGTCGACCTTGCGGGCAAGGTCGAGCATCCCGCGCGCAAGGTCCGGAGACCATCGGCAAGGTCCTCGACCTCGCGGTCAAGGTCGTCGACCCCGCGGGCAAGGTCCTCGACCACGCGGGCAAGGTCCCCCACCTCGCCCTCCTCCTCCCCGATCACGCCCGCACGACGGGGGTCCGTGATTTTGCCCTCACAAACGTGTTCCATGGGCTCTGCCTCCGGGGGACCAGAGCCCCATTTTCGACAGGAGAGAGCATGAAGCGGTCTGAAGGTGGTGGCGTCGGATGGCTCGTCCACACGTTGCGGTGCGGCGAGATCTCCCTGGAAGATTTCCTCGACGCGGCTGCGCAGGCGGGCGTGCCCGAGGAGCGCGCGGCCATGCTCGGCAGCGACGCCGCGCGGGCCCAGGAGAATCAGCGGCGGCTGCGCGGCGAGCTCCGGGAGGCGTATGACTTCATCATCATCGGGGCCGGATCGGCCGGCTGCGTCCTCGCGGCGCGGCTCTCCGAGGATCCGTCGCACCAGGTGCTCGTCCTCGAGGCCGGCGGCCCGGGCACCCACCCGGACGTGTTCGTCGCCTCGCGCTGGCGCCGCCTGTTCGATACCGAGATGGATTGGGGCTACCGAACGGTCGCCCAGCGACACGCGGGCGGCCGCATCGTCGCTTACCCCCGCGGCAAGACCCTCGGCGGCTCCGCCAGCATCAACGCAAGCGTATGGACCCGAGGGCACCCCCTCGATTACGACGGC includes:
- a CDS encoding phytanoyl-CoA dioxygenase family protein; amino-acid sequence: MTLLLPAAASMDLTGPLAELSERGFSPLGRTLSDEGITALGQRADAIMLGRGADPKEFFFQHDSPSGRYEDLQHGRGYVGPSLAYRKIEKLEKDPLFRSWIQNALFERVARSLCEGPITLYRAVLFNKAPHGGTELPWHQDNGSFWGLDRAPLVQIWTALDDAPIEAGCLEIVPGSHAGGLATPLGGMVPQNVAEAAGAEARRIFVPARAGESILIHNDVWHRSGVNETDAPRRGFTICYLRGETRCLRTRRAPRRFETVFGA
- a CDS encoding serine/threonine-protein kinase, translating into MAHRMVPNTIAAGDILAGKYRVERTLGMGGMGIVVAATHLDLHEVRAVKLMRADLDDPQIVERFLREARAVVKLRSEHVAQVHDVGRLPTGIPYIVMELLEGLDLAAVLKKRGTVPLREAVLFIMQACDALAEAHGRGIVHRDLKPANLFLTRREDGSPCIKVLDFGVSKVIHPDGECAEAEMTSNGDIMGSPLYMAPEQMRSAREVDARADIWALGSILYKLLTGRAPFQRPTVPEIFMAVMGHEPAQPPSTLRNGLPPGLDAVVMRCLEKDPALRFGRALDLKAALSPYCEFVTTKADDEPALSQDEPWSMRGATTTRPRIPKNIDAILLGCIGREPGKRAARASGRRHQSDPFLRAQSATQAEPRTVSEPPPPVEPVVAAPAPIDLGSTLPMSPQELRAAAQIPFGPTSASTRPSTRPPMPPVEATEEGTVRLSSPGDLKSAPPAAPSEPEGAPAPNPPMQLSPEEAAALPPPRVPSFPSITPSITLPSVTSSPMMGDTTGHSVAPWGYPSQPAPARRGRPLVMAASAATGAFVLVAALVAFTAGRVKEQAAASNGPRSEPPPSARTLKLQAVLRDAYRVKLPEPPPSEPPTAIPVVESLRSHDR
- a CDS encoding D-2-hydroxyacid dehydrogenase, producing MLTVYCDSQFSDELERALREGLAAHRLVYPATRQRTNLLEAAPDPALLDAEVAFGQPPVRGLLQAPRLRWVHITSAGYARYDTPEVRNALAAKGTVLTNSSTVYADPCAEHLLAMMLAMARRLPDSLDAQRTNRSWESDALRVRSFLLKGRTVLLLGYGAIGRRLSELLAPFGARLLIVRRNAVGDEPGVVVRESELDAALAAADHVANVLPDSAATRGFLSAARIARLREGAFVYNVGRGSTVDEPALVAALASGKLGGAYLDVTAEEPLPPEHPLWSLPNCYITPHTAGGRREEHLALVEHFLDNLARFERGERLIDRVI
- a CDS encoding aldo/keto reductase; translation: MSSLLETWTRPRAPSDRPLIALGAMNFGKRTPEPEALRILDRALERGVTLVDTANAYTDGVSESIVGKALAGRRDKALLATKVGVGRIGGPVEGLSRTRVLAAIDESLARLGTDYVDIYYLHVPDHATPLEETLDAISELLASGKIRAWAVSNYASWQILEMLHIAERRGMPRPVMSQVLYNVLIRQLDIEYFRFTRTRALHSTIYNPLAGGLLAGKHARSPAPTKGSRFDKNPLYQKRYWSDRFFDLVEAYGGVAESEGMTLVELAYGWLAGTPGVDSILVGPGSIEHLDAALDACARVVSPEGRRKIDAIHKDFQGTDASYAR